The genomic stretch CCTGCCGAACATCTGCCAGATGTTCATCAATAAATGTAACACCAGTTAAACTGCAACCAGCTGTGAAACAGAATATATAACATCTATAACAACATTATGAATGAGAGGAATCTCGAGCTGCTCTGTATGAAGGGAGATACTTTGAGTGTTATATTACACAATGAAtgttttggaaaatgtgttgtttcagttcccacctctcctcctcgtaAATGGGCACCCGTGTGTATCCGCACTGCATGATCTCAGACATGGTGGAGAAGTCGAGCACGGCCGAGCTGGGCAGCATGAAGCAGTCCTTCAGGGGGGTCAGGATGTCCTCCACAGTCTTACTGCGCAGCATCCCGCGGCTGAACTCCTCCTTCACAAACTCACTgcagacaagaaagaaaaacatgaacaagAACCAGACACTGATAAGATCTTAAAAAAGTCAGAAgaatctgtgtgtctttgttacCTGTAGGGGTCGTTGACACTCGTGCGGATCATCTCCATCGCCCTCTCCCTTATCCCGCACGTGCTGATGTCCCTCCTCAGCCCCAGGTCCAGGATGAGCCCCAGAGGGCAGGACAGAGGACAGGTGAGCACCATGCAAACCTGGGCCAGCCAGGTCAGCCCCGGGGCCAACTGGAACCCGTACCCGGAGCAGAGGATGTGGGGGGCAAGCTCAGCCAGGAAGAAAATGAGGAAGCCGCTGGTGAAGACTGCGGAGGTGATGGAGCCCAGAGCCCGGTACAGCAGGACCCCGAGGACCGAGTGTCCCAAAACACCCAGGAACAGCAGAGAGCATGCctgagatggagaaaaaaaaacaaatgaaaatactGGAACTTCATTTGTATTTGAAGCTTTAAATGAACTTACCAGGAagtagggttgtcacaataacagaattttaaacttagatTTGGTACTTGtttcgataccatggcaacaaaaaaagcagtcCTAGGCAACCAATCATGGGTAAATTCTTATCTTTAACTAACAATTATTGCAAGAAAACTTCTACACACTGTCGTAATAGCACAAATGCATGAGCTATTCATGTATCTACTGAAGGCTttgggtagaaaaaaaaaagaaaacagacagaagatctcaagttttttaaagtttcaataCTTTCATTCAGATGCGAGCGCTCACTAAAATTGGAAATACTATATCGTTCTAACACAAGTGGTATGAAAAAATATCAGTAAATACAGTTTCAACTCAGCCAAACCTGAACACAAAGACATGATAAACATCTTTTTGGTTTCAATTAGgactgggcgatatggaccaaaactcatatctcaatatttttttcactgaatggcgatactcgatacaTATCGATATGTCTTTCATTAACAGTCAGGTGCACAAGTtcaacatgtacatgaaaacaaactacctgtttgtgaagttaattcattttctgcataacaaaataaacacagttttgtgttttgttaacCTTTGAGTTTggcccagagagagagagagtgagagagagagagagagagagagagagagagagagagagagatgagcagggtgaagagagagagagagagagagagagagatgagcagggtgaagagagagagagagagagagagagagagagagagagagagagagatgagcagggtgaagagagagagagagagagagagatgagcagggtgaagagagagagagagagagagagagagatgagcagggtgaagagagagagagagagagaggagcagggtgaagagagagagagagagagagagagagagagagagagatgagcagggtgaagagagagagagagagagagagatgagcagggtgaagagagagagagagagagagagagagagagagagagatgagcagggtgaagagagagagagagagtgagagagagagagagagagagagagacagatgagcagggtgaagagagagagtgagagagagagagagagagagagagagagaggagcagggtgaagagagagagagtgtgagagagagagagagagagagagagagagagagagagagagagagagagagagtgagagagatgagcagggtgaagagagagagagagagagatgagcagggtgaagagagagagtgagagagagagagagagagagagagagagagagagagagagagagagagagagagagaggagcagggtgaagagagagagtgagagagagagaggagcagggtgaagagagagagacagagagaggagaaataggTGAACTTGCAGCTCAGAAGAAACGTATaaaacgttattttaatgcaacatgaactACATCGATATTAATGATATTATTCTCCCCGATATCTGGattgaaaatatatcaataaatcttaaaaactcgatatatcgcccagccctagtttCAATGTGATTTTTATGCTTTCTGAGGGTATGGATATTTGGGATGTAGTAGTAAACATTTATTTCGGTCCATGaccacaaaacataaaacatacacaaacaataataaaaatgtaaaaaaaggtaaaaggcCGAAAAGGTGTAGGATGAAGCCGAGGCTTATTATGCCTATACCctttatacagtatatcaaaacaagaatagctgcaaaaaaaaacaaacaaacaaagtaacctGATTTCACAAACCAGAAAACAGTTGTCAGTTaaccaaaatcaaaacaataaaaaggaaaaaataaatgaaaagcttCCATAAATGATTAATACCGTTAATGTCATACAGGTAAGAATCAAAGAAGACAGATGAAACTTCAAACTGCAGAACTTGCTTTAGAATAATAATACTTTAAGGTTTACTTCAGTGTCACAGCAATAAAGCAATATTTTAGGGTACATTCATGGGATCACTGCAGACATTGACTGATGATAAGTTATTCGGCTTAGTCTACTTTTAGTCACACTTTCCAAAAGGTAAACAAATACTGCTCTCTAGTTGTAGTTTTCTGAGTTTCTACCAGCCTTCTGATAATTCAAATAACTGAGattgtatcaaaaagtatcaaagcaAATCTGCAATGTTGACAAACTCACCAGGAAGTTCCCCCTCCTCCTGATGGGCTCCAGGCGCTTGGCGGCCCGCTTCTCCTCCTCGGACCCGCAGCTGTGCAGGACGTACAGCTCCACGGGGTCCAGCCACAGCAGGCTCAGGTTCACGGTCCTCAGCAGCccgcacagcagcagcagcaggactaTCAGGACCGCAAGACCCCACGTCGGGATGTGGTCTGCGGGGAGACCCTTGTCGGTGTTTACGCGCAGCTTGTCCGGGCCCGCAGAAGCCCATCGCGTTCCGATCCGCACGCACAGGTGGTGGAGGTGGGTCTGCTCTCTGCCAGCTGCCCCCGCAGAGACGCTCCTCCGCTGGACCCGCACCTCTATCAGCCCGCTGTAGTCCTCATCCGGGGTGAACTTCCCCGTCACCTGGAAAGCGGACTCACGCCGGTTGGACTCCTCCTCGCAGGGGTCGGGCGCATCCCCGACGGCCCCGGCGGCTCCGCCAGCTTCCCCTGCGAACGCCACCCACGGCCAGCTTTCATTCAGATCAGTCCCGAAGAGACGGAGCTTGAACGTGGCTCCTTCCGGCGCAGAGATGATCCGATCCTTCATGCACACCAGACCGGCCGGGTCTTCCAGTCTGAGCCCCAGAACCGGCGGAGCTTTCTGGCTGCAGACGCCGTACCTGATCCCGCAGAACAACAATATCATCAACAGGAACCGTAGACCTGCCAAGCTGGCCACCATATTGGAATTGGTCAGCCTGGCTCCGCGCGGGTCATGTGACTCCAGGCAGACCCCCGCAGTGGCCCCGCCCACCGAGGCTGAGGCAGCCAAACAAAACGCACACTGCAACTGGGCTACGTGGCAGCCATTTTGGCTCTGCACATACAATCTGAGCTCTGTGGAAAAACGCTCATTTTGGAGCTTGATTCTGACCAGTTTTCCGTTTTTTATCAAACCACCCTTTCTCCAAAGTAGCGAATAGGAGTCAGAGTGAGCTCACAGCCAGTACAATAAGAGAAAACAAGGAGTTCACACCCATCTTTGTTAGACTTCATGAAAACAAGTCATTCATCACTCTGAGCCTCTTGGTGTTCGTTGAATTGATGTCACAATGTAAGACAGTTAAAGGGGCAAACTGTCTGCCTTGAGACTGAAACActcattatttcatattttgttattATCCCTCCTCTTCATACTGAAAGTGTTGTATTCATATTTCAACTTAtcaaagagacagagggaatTTAACAATAGGCTACACCAGCGGTGtccaaacttttgttttctaaaaattgtcgtgttagaatcgctcgcaggccacaggttttgttttttaatatatagttgaaaaaatagtaattctttgtagatcagaatcaaaaggctcgctaaagaaaccctttaataaaaggaaatcaaatattttgatttcttcgttctactttattttaattttttttctcagaatcaaacctgtaacgtggttcatgtagctcaggtcattaaatggttaaacaacagtccgcttgtttgcaaaaactttgcattcgttttttttttcatagtttagaaaaaaatgtggacaatagtaaaagctgtagatttaaaaacaacaataacaacaacatacatgttactgaacatcttctattttaggaatattgttcagcccttgttaacatgaaaaataaaaataagataatgtgccgatcttaatcaaaatcttctgattctttatttgaagtcacgggccgcaaaaaatcccctcaagagccgcaaatggccctcgggccgcactttggacacccctgggCTACATGTTAACTTTGGAATACCCTATTATAGACGTACTTCTTtttgtaaaacaataaaattacaCTTGGTGGTGTAGCTTAGCCCTTCTGGCAGGGCTAGTTGGTGTGATATTATAGCTAGCAAGAGTAGGCTAACTCTCTAGCTTACTGGGAACATGCTAACACCACTCATTTAAGTTTTGAAAATCttgattaaaggctttatatgtgattttttgatccagcagatgtcgcccttgagcaccagcatgaaaccaaaacaacttgcgctgcattgttgtgttagcatgctaatgctagcgatctttattatgctcgtatcttcacactgcatgtaaatttacctgaaatgagcgtgatctagaaacacagttaagcagtgagtacagtatgttattcttcttttctctagtccctcaattaaacaacttttatacacgaggggaggagtcagccggccgtcctggcgatgtaaacaaactgaagataggactctgaaaactctgaaaacatcacagacagtgggactcgggtgttacacccattgtagacagtcatgactcacagagttattttcagaggatagacttgatttctacatttaagtgtgaaaaatcgcatattaagcctttaaactttttatgcatttattgtattttttacattgtATCTCAGGATTATAAATTATGGGGGGTTTGGGTTATTTTACTCTCAGTTGTTGGTTAGGTGTCTCATCTGCGGGTTGCtttgttgtttggtttcttTTGTGGTCTTGTTATGTAGGCCTGTGGTGCAcgtgtcaaagcactttgtaaacccttttttaaaaagtgctatataaCTATCCATGCTGTAGCCCTACAGACACAGTATTTGGTAAGATATTTTACAGATTAGTTGACTTGCTAGCTAACTCACTGGGAACATGCTTAAAAGTCTAAAATTGCCTGCATTTATGTTAAATGGCGCAACGATGGTTGAAACAGCTAATAAGctagatttttttctctccactttggATTCTTAAAGGACTGAACTTACCAGATGGTTTTGCCAAAGTTGAAATTGCATATTTAAAACGTTattgttgtacatttttagaTTAACTGTTTTATTCCCCCCCCCAATTGCAAACACATTACATCTTGCCTTTGGGCACTCATTTTTCActaaaaaacaagcaaaaaaacattcagaaacattaaatattcaaaattaGAAATAGTGCAACAATATTCTTAACTGTAATTGGGTGTatcaatgaaaatgaaaagtttaTCTGAatttttttgacaaaataaatcataaagtgtgTTTCATTCTGCAGATTTTCTTGGTTTAAATTTGCACCTCATTTGGATGGAAACGGGTTATGTTTTCACAACCATTTGGGCTCTTGACAGGAAGAAATTCAGACCAGTAAATACTGTTTATAAAGAAAAACggaaatcatttctttaaagagaTCAACTTGTTGTATTTCCCTTGTCTTATAAATGTTATAATAATATACTGGTGCAGTCAGTATGTGAGAAGTGCAGGAATGTAATGACAGTCATGTAATAACCATCTTCCTTTTGATAACATAATATGAGGATCCACCCACATGTACTCTAAACATTTCTCACAGGAAAAATGTGCGATGACTCCACAGAAAACTTTGAATCAAACAGAGACATGTTTTCTGTAGAGAAATATATCTCGGGTTTATTAACCTCTTGGATTTCTTCAAATGCCTTACATAGTTATAAAACAGTATGTACACATTGCTTCAAGTTACACAACCCATGTCTGGAAGTGCTCCTTCATCCTTCTGactataaatgaaaaatacaatttacaacCAACAACAGCCAAACTGGTATCTTCGTCTTCTGCACATATTCTGGGGGAATGAAAAGgagatcagattttttttaagtcaagaCATACTTTCCTGGACTTGAAGAATTCTTGATTGCTTAGCTCTGCATGTTTTAGTTTTCAGGACTTTAAATGAtctgcagctaaaaaaaacaacattgccTTATCTATGTGTGCAAATTTACCTGAAAATAAAGATACAAAAACATGCTATGGGGAATGACTTTTTACTCTCCTTGCcttcatttctgcaacaaaaacCTCAAACGATCCACTTGTGAATGATACACAGTGTGGAAAAGTCACTGGCCTGAGAACGCCGTGGCAGAAAATATTTAACCGTCTTGCAGGTCTAATCATCACACTGCTGCGAGGCTAAAAAACAACACCGCAGGAGTTGCTGATAAGCCCGGCTCCCCCGCTCCTGTCCCATGATGGAAAAAGGTTGGAACAATAAAAAGGGCTTATGCAGTCAGCGCTGCAGGAATTTCAATACTTGGGAGAGACGTGGAGATAAGGACATGGCGAGAAATTAATGAGTGAAAAGGGGTCAAAGTGAGGAAGAAGTTTGGGAGTTTGAAAGACAGGAAATGGAGATGATAGGACAGAGAAATAAAGCTTTGTTTATCAtgtcttgtgaaaaaaaaaagaacgtttCAGAGGATAGCAAATTATTATTTGAGGTCAACTCTGTGAAATGTTTATTGCTATTTAATGCCTTCCTAGCAAAACAATGTAAATATAACTTTGCTTACACTTAATATAAAAAGGTACACATAAACATCATTAGCAAGTTGCTTATTTGCATGTATAATGGAGGCATAATGGTTCTTTTCAAGCCGCTATAAAGCACTTAGTTATGTATTATTCTGTAGGACTTTATTCTATAACCGCTGGACCATTACCCAAGAGTTCtattaaagatcccatattctgccctttttggggttcatatatttaatctatgttcctacttttgtacgttcacaatagctaaagttataaaaaagtgtctgttttcatgaactgctcctccttgctccctctacgctctgagtccgtcagctgcactctgttgagcccacactgttagaccccacgtgggccaagtctgctctgattggtctgccgatccgctctgtcgttattggtcagttgctcagcacgcttctcggaaatttcaacatgagctgcaggtcttgccacaacgagccaatgggcttagatcagtgatctcacactgacaatgacgccgcactaacacatttttatcgaggggggctagaaccgagcgttacatgcggctaatgctacagctaacaggaggacgtaggagaagccgtgtttctgcggactttgaatttttgcacatagatgtgcctaaacatgcacaggacactttgaaaacacactaaagagcatataaaaccagaaaaagcagaatatgggaccttcaAAGTCAATATTGCTTATCACAATCGTAAGACTTTGCTCAGCATGTGCCTCATATATTGGCATTAATTTGCAAAATGCAGAAGGGCCCCAAATCTGCtttctttctaatggccagTAGGGGGGCGACTCCACTGGTCTCAAAATACAAGTCTTAGCTAGCCCACTGAGCTAACTTCCCGCTTGATTTTAATAACCTCAATCAATTATCTGAATTATTTTTGTGGTTTTAATTGGtattttcaagtcttcttcaatacgccatcatgtttattttgtaaattaCGGCCCCTTTAACAGCATCACTGAGGGTACCTGAAAACTTGGCAACACATGATTGACA from Labrus bergylta chromosome 17, fLabBer1.1, whole genome shotgun sequence encodes the following:
- the LOC110000771 gene encoding metal transporter CNNM3 isoform X1; protein product: MVASLAGLRFLLMILLFCGIRYGVCSQKAPPVLGLRLEDPAGLVCMKDRIISAPEGATFKLRLFGTDLNESWPWVAFAGEAGGAAGAVGDAPDPCEEESNRRESAFQVTGKFTPDEDYSGLIEVRVQRRSVSAGAAGREQTHLHHLCVRIGTRWASAGPDKLRVNTDKGLPADHIPTWGLAVLIVLLLLLCGLLRTVNLSLLWLDPVELYVLHSCGSEEEKRAAKRLEPIRRRGNFLACSLLFLGVLGHSVLGVLLYRALGSITSAVFTSGFLIFFLAELAPHILCSGYGFQLAPGLTWLAQVCMVLTCPLSCPLGLILDLGLRRDISTCGIRERAMEMIRTSVNDPYSEFVKEEFSRGMLRSKTVEDILTPLKDCFMLPSSAVLDFSTMSEIMQCGYTRVPIYEEERSNIVEIIYVKDLALVDPDDCTPMTTITKFYNHPLHFVFNDTKLDAMLEEFKKGNSHMAIVQKVNNEGEGDPFYEVLGLVTLEDVIEEIIKSEILDESDGYLDRKVKRPLAQLEIPLEPRSVHEEFSLFKPPEGEAKIQTSPQLLLATHRFLSREVEHFSPGRVSEKVLFHLLRHPSVNQEVHFDPNNRLSAGHYLYTRNHPVDYFILLLQGRVEVEIGKEGLKFENGAFTYYGVSALTLPSSVHQSPVSTQRHSPRDPFEAAEATSPSSYCPDYTVRALTDLQLIRVTRLQYLNALMASRVGQSPDPPEIKILPNSQTKLLNDRNTTQEFPVNFSFFDTIENYC
- the LOC110000771 gene encoding metal transporter CNNM3 isoform X2, with protein sequence MVASLAGLRFLLMILLFCGIRYGVCSQKAPPVLGLRLEDPAGLVCMKDRIISAPEGATFKLRLFGTDLNESWPWVAFAGEAGGAAGAVGDAPDPCEEESNRRESAFQVTGKFTPDEDYSGLIEVRVQRRSVSAGAAGREQTHLHHLCVRIGTRWASAGPDKLRVNTDKGLPADHIPTWGLAVLIVLLLLLCGLLRTVNLSLLWLDPVELYVLHSCGSEEEKRAAKRLEPIRRRGNFLACSLLFLGVLGHSVLGVLLYRALGSITSAVFTSGFLIFFLAELAPHILCSGYGFQLAPGLTWLAQVCMVLTCPLSCPLGLILDLGLRRDISTCGIRERAMEMIRTSVNDPYSEFVKEEFSRGMLRSKTVEDILTPLKDCFMLPSSAVLDFSTMSEIMQCGYTRVPIYEEERSNIVEIIYVKDLALVDPDDCTPMTTITKFYNHPLHFVFNDTKLDAMLEEFKKGNSHMAIVQKVNNEGEGDPFYEVLGLVTLEDVIEEIIKSEILDESDGYLDRKVKRPLAQLEIPLEPRSVHEEFSLFKPPEGEAKIQTSPQLLLATHRFLSREVEHFSPGRVSEKVLFHLLRHPSVNQEVHFDPNNRLSAGHYLYTRNHPVDYFILLLQGRVEVEIGKEGLKFENGAFTYYGVSALTLPSSVHQSPVSTQRHSPRDPFEAAEATSPSSYCPDYTVRALTDLQLIRVTRLQYLNALMASRVGQSPDPPEIKILPNSQTKLLNDRNTTQGGSKPAESSTEEEAHG